A region of the Antedon mediterranea chromosome 4, ecAntMedi1.1, whole genome shotgun sequence genome:
TTGCACACCTGGGTTCTCTGGTTCACTGTGCCAAACTGAAATTAACAGGTGTAACGAAAACCCATGTCAGTCCAACAATTCAGCGTCTTGCATACCTGTATTCCCTGCTGACTTCACATGTGACTGTTTAGCAGGATATGAAGGCAAGATCTGTGATATCGATAACACGCTGTGTTCGCAAGATCCGTGTCTAAACGGTGGGCAATGTGAACAACCATTGGATAATACGTTTTACACGTGTACTTGTCCAGATTACTACGAGGGAACAAATTGCGAGACTTACAATGCATGTTTTGTGCATGATTGCCAGAATGGAGCGACGTGTATGGCTAACGGCCTTACTTATTACTGTTTATGTTCTGATACTTACCACGGATCATTATGTGAACATCTTGATGCTTGTTTTGTAAACCCATGTGAACATGGTGGTACATGTACGCGTGTCAATAGTAACTATACATGCACGTGTACAGTACATTGGCAAGGAAACGATTGTGATGATCCTGTTAATAAATGTGTTGACAATGTTTGTTTGAATGGAGGGACATGTTTTCACGATCTTACCATGCCAGAAGGTGACTTTGTCTGCGAGTGCCTCGATGGATACTCTGGTAACCTCTGTGATGTTGACATCGATGAGTGTTCCTCAGCGCCATGCATTAACGGCGCTCTTTGCATTGACAGTGCCACTGATGGTGAAGAATTCTTTTCTGGTTATCGATGTCAGTGTCTTCCTGGCTTCGAAGGCATCAATTGTCAGTCTGACATCGATGAATGCAGTAGCATTCCATGCCAGTTTGGAGGAACATGTCGAGATGGTGTTGACATGTATGTCTGCGTCTGTAAAGAGTATTACATAGGTGACAACTGCGAGTTGGATCTGAGAACCTGCAGCTTAGGTTTATGTCAGAACGGTGCCACCTGTTTGAATCAGCAGTTTGGGTTCAGCTGTGTCTGTCCGGTAGGATTCGGTGGTGAGTACTGCGAATCTGAGATCAACATATGTGCTACATCACCATGTCAGAATGATGGCACATGCCGCTACATCGGCCCATGTTTGTGTGCGACCCTCCCAGAAGAAGCAGAAGCATGTAATGATGATGAAGTCTGTCAAAGAAATGCTTGTACTCTTGATCCTACATGCGGTGTAAGGCAGCAAACTTATGAATGTGATTGTCTTGCTGGTTATGAAGGAATCAACTGCCAATTAGACATCAATGAATGTCAGCTCCCAGATCCTATATGCCTAAACAATGGCGTGTGTTCTAACACTATTGGTGGCTTCTCTTGTGATTGTACCGGAACTGGATTCTCTGGTGAGTTCTGCTCGCAGAACATTAATGAATGCCTCTCACAGCCATGTCAAAATGGTGCAGAATGTCTTGACAATGTTCCGTTGAATGGTGAGGAGTTTTTCAGATGCCGTTGCTCATTGGGGTACATTGGTGTTCTCTGCGAACAGGACGACAATGAATGCATAAGTGAACCGTGTGTTAATGACGGTGTATGTCGCGATCTTGTTAGTTCATATCAATGTGACTGCAGTGACACTGGATTCTCTGGTACCAATTGTCAAGAGGATGTTGATGAGTGCTTTTTGCAGATGGATTCTTGTGAGAATCTCTCTCAATGTAAGAACCATGCTGGTGGATATACATGTGAATGTTCTGAAGACTTTGACGGTACAGTTATTCAAATTCTTATTTCTTTGTagttaaaaacgttttaaaaactaaaaagaCACTCAGAATGCACAAACCTCCGCTTAGCCATATGAAAATTGTGTTCCCATACAGCTATGAAACCATCCTTTAAAATCTTATACAAAATCAGGCAATACCTTTTTGAGTAATCAGCTACTTAACAAATATAGACAGACAACAAACATACCCAATTGACCTTATGACCTCTCGCCATTCTGACTGAAGTAATTAAAGCATTAACATGTGATTGCAAAACATATACAATTTATAGAGAAAATCATTacaaattattgataataaaacaaatttatcaatttgattattgtatttttttaaaatctatattttaataACCAAAATTTGTTACTCTATTTTCTTCAAAACCACGTTAGCAAAACCAGCGCCTTTTAAGATATAGCACCCTTTAATCCCCCTTTTACCTTTCTGCTAAATGTGgatgtatttttaaaactaatttaaaaatcaGTTCACACAGAGGTCATCATTACTGCtagttttttaattttcataaaaaaatttcTATAATTCATTCATAACACAATTTTTTCGGatattttaaatgattgaaataagTAAACGAATATATCAATGTAGTAGATGATTTATAGTAATTGCGTTATTTCCTCTGGGTACGGATTAAACCTTTCTATACAACActacattgattgatcatttttactttatttttagaGGCTTTACATTCAGTTATAATGTAagtttattaacaaactagccTGATTGCGAATAGATTTGaatactaataatttcatttataattatttttgtgaagAACACACTTTTAGCTAaatgattttgatttgtttttactgataacattctacaaaattgtgaactgttttgtatttgttttgaaTTACAAAAATAGCAACAAGACTAAAACAATAAGATATTTGCATTgaagtaaaaataaatgaaataatgatttattacatACATTAAAATGTGTGGAAATcaaacagtactgtatgtatgttatacCACTTTCACATAGCAAAACTCTGGAGTTTAAACACACCTTTTGTATGGCACGCCCAAGTGTGTGTAAACTCTGGAGTTTATTCACACAGCTAGGGAGTCCAGTGTTTGTAAACTCTGAGGTTTTGCTAGGCAATGTGAAAACTGTATCAGACTTAAAATTAGTCAAATCTCCCAATAcaggactctctgaaaacctgAAACAATCCTAAAAACAAACCCTCCTATAACCAGACTTTTCCAAGGTCCAATTGATTCCAAATTCATTTTTTCCATTATAAacactttccagaaaaccagacataatATTGTGCCTGCCCAAAGGTGTCTGGGGAGGGAGAGTTGAATGTatctgtattttaaattgtaattgtctGGTAGCCGCTAGAGAATGCTGGATCAGGTACCAATGTATGCATGTACGTATTTATCCACTTTATTCATAACCCACAACGTAGTAAAAAGATTTTAAATATTCTGTGTGTTTATCTTGCAGGTGAATTATGTCAGGAAGCCATCTCCCGTACGTCCACCGCAGCAGTTGTTGTTCCAATCTTTATCATCCTTATCCTCATCATTGTGGCCATTTTCTTCACCTACCGCCATGTGAGAAACTCGCGCAAGATGAAAGGAAAGTACAACCCATCCAAAGCGGAACAGGAAGCAGGCGGTATATCGTTGGCAGCATTTGATATGGATAATGATGAACGACTTATTTAAAGTGTCTTTTTATTAGGTTTGCGCATTATCTCACACGAGTAAGTACCGCTGTCAAATAAATTGCTGTTTTCAATTATGAAATCTTGGCTTGCAACAGAAAATCTGTTTCTATTTGAATTGTAAACGCTAGTTAATGAAATATTGTTCGTTAAGTGCTAACTTGCTTGTTGAGTAGTAACTGTCAAATAAATTGACGAATTTTAATTTAGGAAGTCTTTGTATCAAACAGAAAATGTTAAAGTACTATTTTTATTTCGAAATGGTAAATGTTAATTAACGAAAGCTTGTTCGTTGAGTATTAACCCAGCGTTCGAAATTGCTGCATGCCGTTGTTGAGCGTTGTGATAACACCTCAATTTAAACTAGATTTGAAAGCAAGTTAGAGAATTTCATCGATAGtgattattacttttttttaaatggaaattaACTGATGTGTGacttattttgtaaataatgtaATCTGTATATAAGATTTTTATAACTATTTACCTAGAAAAAGTGTTAGAAGCTATGAACACAAATATGCTGTCTATTGTTAatgtacaattattatatttgaggGCTTTATTAAGGGCTTTCATGGTACTGTAGTAGATTTCTAATGAGattttatagattattattgatataccTTGATTTTCTAAACCAAATACTTTTAATAGGGTAGATTTTtaatatatgtacagtatattttgtttatatccGTCCATATTGGGTAATAATGTAACCAACATGTATGATGTActtgttcttataatataatTCATGTTTACTTTTGCAAATTAGCTGAGTGCTTTGATATTCTTCACATCAAGtgctgtacagtatatacattgcACTAAAGTGAACCTCCTTCCAGGGAGGTATGCTccttctttgggacacccctgataaatgaataagaaagaatatatgttttaacattatggCCTACCTCTATTCAGGGTCGCCTCTATTATGGGAACTCTATCCTGTGAAAAGAATGAGGAAgtattatgttttaacattaaagGCCTACGTCTATTCAGGGTTCCCCTCTTTTAAGGGGATGTTTTCCTGTGAAACGAATGAAGGGCTgggctatatattttttaacactacCTCTATTCATGGgtcacctctattaagggaactCTATCATGTGAAAAGAATGAGGGGCTGGGctttatatgttttaacactacgccCAATCCCTAGTCAGTGAACACCTCTACTGTATTACAGTTTTTTATATCTTATATCATGTATTAATACCTTGATTCtgcatatatttattctttCGTAACTAAATTAAATTTGCAATGAATAATCCTTGACAAATGAGCACATTTAATGTCAAAAGTTAAACCATTGATATATATTTGTATCATGGGCGTGTTATTTTAAAAACCTCTTATTAAAATCATGACAAGCaataaattataacaaaacTTTTAATGGATTCTAAGCTGACCAGGTTTAATAGTAGCTACTGtattataaaatgacattttaaagtatttatatGCATTCCAAGTTCTATTCGAAATATTTTAACCAATTTTGAATCGGTGTGTTTTATTTCAGTACTGTAATCAAATTTGCTATACATTTGTGAAATATtacattgtttttgtatttatctCCGTCCATATTGGGTAATAATGTAACCAAAATGTTTGATGCTTTTTGTGCTCAAATTGCCAGTTAATTTACGTCCAGTACACTGCTTCGTTTTTTGTATTTACTTAAAAAGCTACACAGCCTAAAACAATTATGGAATAagtttaatgtaatttattatctGTGTCAGATGCACTTTTACTCATTATGTAAAGTAAGTCATTTTTTGTGGTAATTTTAAGGTACACTTTGACAATTTTTGGTATAATTCAGGCACTGAATAAAAAAGCCGTAGCAGTAGAAATAAATGACAAAAAATCGAATGGGGCATCAATCATAAATAGTTGATTAATGTGTCCATATTTGTTAGTATCCTTTGGCATATTCAAAGAAATACTGTACACGAAAGGTGGTGTGCGTTTCAAATGTGCCTAATATTGCTTGCAATATGTACTACGTGTTTAAACAATATCAGTTAGTACATGTTTAGTGCTTCCtaatacaatacagtaatacatttttatacggcatgaaaaataattgtttagatATTTAGGAAAGTACTAGTACcttggacctataaattaccTATTAATGTATAGGTCCAACTATGTACAATAGATTAACAGGGTAGATAAAGATAGTCAGTaattagttttaattatttaaattggaCGATGGTTATTCaaagtttaattattattttcagtaattatatattcatgaAATCTGTTTATACTTTCTAATGATAAAATAGCTTTTCATGTTAGGCCCTActaattaaagctctgtctacactatcaaacaagtttgacaaaaaaaaagtgtgatgttcccaaatatggtagtgatatgtttaaatatggtagtgatatgaggcacatatatggacacatcacatttttgtcacataaagtttaatagtgtagagtGTGTTAATGAAAATTCGTCTTTTTTTATTGGGTCATACAAACCAACGACCGTTAGTCGAGTGGATTTAAAGATTTTCTCGGGATTTTGTTTATATCTTTTACgaggaaaaaaaattgtaacatGATAAATTGGCGTATGTATTTATAACATGGATGGATACTTTACTTAAAAATAGCAGTACGGGTTTTATAAGAACATTTTATGGATATTAAGATTACTGATTAATGCGATGTTTGTGTCTAACATTTTTAAATCTGATGTTGATTTTACTTTTTCAAATGAACTTCAAAATGTGTATACTTTTACGGCTATTTTAAGGTTCTGGTTAAGATTAATGGTAAAGTTAACCGTACCTTTGGTAAGCatacttaataaaaaaaaaaccatcatTGATACTCGCCCTTCATGACACTCGCTATACCCTCCCCACACCCCTTGAtaatggtaggcctaccaggATAATCCTAAAATTCAATTACCTGGTTTGCTTGGTTTTCTAAACGTATGTTGTCGGTACACGGAATAGGTAGCTATCAAGTTGTGACAACATGAGGGCTAAACCCACGAATTATGTGTTGACGTAACTAGTTTCGAGATCGATAGATCTTTGATTTAAAGTTTATCACATTTAAAGAgtgaagctctgtctatactataaaaaaaagtgtgatgtgcccaataaTGGTATAGTGATGTGCTTAATGATTATCATCTTCTAaaaattaatcataattatttagTTGATATTTTACCATGTATAACGCAGGCTATATGAAACTAGGTgagatttgcccaaatatggtagtgatatgacatcatcatgtccatatatgggcacatcacatttttgttgtcacataaagtttgtagacagggctttagtaCCACATAatgaataacaataattgaTTTAAGTGTATACTATACTGGTAAGATATACCGTCGTTTAAAAAACGTGTGGGGAGTTATAAAATAACTAGGTTCAAAACGGGTTATTACAACTTTATAAAAGTGGAAATATTTCAATGTAGTAAAAAACTAACATTATCTGTCTTggtatacattatttattacaattttccataatatacaaaatgtattgtacaaaaataaattaattatgagTGAAATTTTACATAGCACACTTGTTTGTATTCATTTCATTAGTCATGCatactttgtttttaaaatatttttttttgtaataatacgCACATAGGGATATACATATTACCATTGATATTACTGTTAATTCACCATACTACTGATAGCCGATATCGTAATCGCTTTCACAAAACAGTATCGaacgattaaaaaaaaagagaaacgCATTTCGTCTTTGAAAACAACACGTTTCgtctttgaaaaaatatatatatagagaCTTATACGTTATGTAGATTTGTAATCCTATCCTTGTACAATTTTAGCCAGTCATCACCGAAGTCCTTAACATTCGGAACCCGATTAAAAAATACGGTACGGGTGAATAGCTAAAAAATAGGGTCCTACTAAACACAAATACGCCACACAACGCATGCACGTTAATACTTCACCAACAACCCCAGATCAACAATATAACTGAACCCAACCCTCTTTATTCCCCTTTATTGAGTATACATTGCGTCGTAAACTATGCGGTGTAGTTTTATTGTATAGCGTGGTGTGTAGTAGGACCAAGGGTTAATACTAAACCAGACTATACAGCTTGAAATATCAATTCGAAAACTTATAAATATGAACATAacctaaataggcctacttgattATTCTGTGACTAAATAGTTGAAACTGAAAGACACGCGTAGAAACTATAGTTATTCAACGAAGCTACAGCCAAGAaacagtgtaggcctacatgtggGTTTCGCGTCGCTCTATATTCGAACCTACCGCGTTGCacattaatttcaattttgtttaaaagttcaTTAATCTGAACGTGTAATAGTCAATCGTTGACATGATAGAAGATAATGCATGGCACGTGATACGAAATCCACCAATCGAATAGCACGGATATAGTTACGCGCGTTACAATGTCTTTGAAGATGGctattccttttttttaaatagaaaatcgGTAACAGTTTTTATTCGAATATCGCTGAAATTGTGTAACGATATGTTATGACACACAcctaataacattttaaaaattgtttataaagtACGATATATTGAATGATTAGCAACGTTATAAATAACCTtacagaataaaataataacattcaaATTGTTATAAGTTgcattaaaataacaaacatacGTAAAGTGTTTCAATGTCAAACTAACGCTTAAAAATGTGGCAGCCAATTTATacgtaaagcctgttttcctgtcgacgttattcgacgctatcgtcgttgatcgttaacagttcaacgacgatcgtttgaaaacgatcaagttgaaatgataacgatagcgagtaccttttcctgtaaatcgttaccatttcaatgtttacgtagaagatcgctgattattgttaacgatagcgtcgaataacgtcgacaggaaaacaggctttagttaCGTAGCACCTAATCATTAAGATGCGTATTTGGCATTTCAAACCGTCTTCTTACAGTCATATCAGGCTATGACGTGTAAAGTGAGTAATTTCAACTTCTATTTCAGTTTTATTCATATTTCTAATATTGCAGTTAAATATTGCTTAGCTCTAGTCGTACTCGCGCAAGTAAAATGTTCACATCTATAATTAATTTGACTGAATGATTATGTCCTTCTCTACTAAATCTCCCCACCCACTACTGGGCCCGTTGACGGGTGACAATTTATATGCCATTCCTCATCTCCCCACACCTTTAACCCTTCGCATAGAGTCCTTGAAAACAAAGACGAAGCGCATCTTTCTTTGCGCGAGTACGACTagagtattaggcctactacttactaatttcttaacttaaaaattaaagTGATTTATTTAACAAGTAGACTCTGTTTCATCAGCCTCATCAATTGAGTCATTTACGATGTTACACAACATTTTTGACTGTTTCATTGCTAAACGTTTTCTCACCGAATCATACGTCACGGGTTCGTGTTCCTCCGTACACCCAGTTACGGTAATTTTAACGTCAACTGGGTTTGCAGGCCTACACTTTGCCGTCGTTTGCATATCAACAGATTTGTAATTAGGTTTGCTGTTTTTTATTTGCAGATCAAGTGtctttgaatttgaatttgaatccACTGAAGATAAATCCTCACTACTGAAGTAACCCCAATCTTGTTCTGGTGACGTGACCGTTGAAGACGTCGCGACAAATTCGTCTTCACGTTTGGCAGATGGAATCAGAAAACAGATTATTGCAGAGGTGAAAAGAAAGATCTTGCTTGATAAAATATTGACAAACAAataccaaataatatataaaatcatgTTCGGTTCGTACGCAAAgtttaaataatacataaacaacaaagtgcatataATCCAAGCGATATAAAATTGATTCCAATGAAAATACGAAGCGATATCGACATCAATGGCGTCACTGGTGGATTCATTTTCCCATAATGCTTCTTTTAATTCTTCGGTCGCTAGTTTTAATGTTATGATAACAGCAACGCTGGATCGCCTAATGTCGCCCGATGCAAGTCTTCCACCACGATCGAGCACATGAAGCATACCTTCTAGTCTGTCGACTATTTCAGGAAAACCGGGCCGACACATTGGATCCAACTACAAAGAAAGTACAATATAACACATTAAAACCTCTGCTATTAGGTGACACttggaacccaacaaagttccccGCTGAATGTCCGTTTCACGGGAATGTGTCTCATGAATAGGGGaaaggtgtctcctgaatagatgtgtcccctgaataggtgtctcaaaggagggattttacagtaattaataTACAGTTTAGTCTACTTACTGTACAACATTCTTCAGCAAGTGTTAGAAATGGTTCCGGGCAACCAAAACACATCGGTCGAAATAAACTCATGTCCAGACCAAATCgctaaaataaaaagatataatataatgttattaattatttcatGATGCATATAGCTTATGGCCTACTATAGATATTTGGATTATTTTAATAGGATTAGTGGTATCGCGTACTGCTTTTAGAGCACCCAGATTTAGCTGTGCCAGCGCCCAAATTCATGTCCTTCGATAATATCTAGGCCTAAACCTATCGTGGTGACGTAAATATTTGTATCTGGTTTTTATGCCCGAACCATATTTACAGATTTCTATTGTGTTTTGCGTTTGTCTATATGAATAATAGCCATGATATTTGTAATCAAAATCATACTGTGTGTGTAATTAATTCCGCACTAGCAAATCTATTTTGCTTCAGGGCGGCTAATAATGTATTATGGATCTTTTGAAAAAACATCCAACACTTTCAATTTAGATTACTTTAAAGATTACATTTGTGTTGGTAAAAATATTGTAGATGGTTATGATTACAAAACTGTTCCGTGAAATAGAGTGGAAATAATATGTTTTTGCACTAAAGGTCCAAACTCTATTCAGGGAGCCTGCGTTGATTGAGGGGAAGTTTTTGTAAGAAGGTGTTAGTCATGGCTGGTAGTTCATTATATTGCCAATTATTATGTTGTTATAATCTACATATTCATTTTCATAACGCACCGGAGTTCTTGGTAATTCATCCGGGTCTGCCGTTatccttgctattatttcacaAAGTAATATCCCGTATGAGAACACATCAACTTTCTTTGTATATTCTTCGCCCCTAAGCATCTCTGGCGCCATCCAATAGGGTGACCCTACCACGGACATCCGCCGAGGAACGTCTGCATCTCCTCCAAGACCAACTCGAGCTAAACCAAAATCTGAAACCACTGCTTCCATGTTTCCGTCGTCAAACATTTTGATTAAGCAATTCTGAAAAGGTAAAGTACAAGACTGTATCAAGAAATCGAAATCTCCCAACGTCATCGCATGCGCACAACCCATTAATGACGTAACTAGTCCCTTATAGGACATAGGTTGTCCCATAACCGCCAAAATTCTTTTCGCATTACCATAATTTCATATAAGGATTGTAAACCATCAAA
Encoded here:
- the LOC140046951 gene encoding dual specificity testis-specific protein kinase 1-like, producing the protein MRPRHLSVFNYRPPDASPTPPSPGRDSGPLPGSSCYALRAAVANLSFWNDFQAEKIGSGFFADVYKITRRHSDCATPPVMAVKIIKSKDRVDQQNMLRELELMNRLSHPKIVRYLGACVKEARIHPLLEYISGGTLEEVLANCSIDISWKQRIQFALDIAEGMTYLHSEGVLHRDLNSRNCLIKMFDDGNMEAVVSDFGLARVGLGGDADVPRRMSVVGSPYWMAPEMLRGEEYTKKVDVFSYGILLCEIIARITADPDELPRTPRFGLDMSLFRPMCFGCPEPFLTLAEECCTLDPMCRPGFPEIVDRLEGMLHVLDRGGRLASGDIRRSSVAVIITLKLATEELKEALWENESTSDAIDVDIASYFHWNQFYIAWIICTLLFMYYLNFAYEPNMILYIIWYLFVNILSSKIFLFTSAIICFLIPSAKREDEFVATSSTVTSPEQDWGYFSSEDLSSVDSNSNSKTLDLQIKNSKPNYKSVDMQTTAKCRPANPVDVKITVTGCTEEHEPVTYDSVRKRLAMKQSKMLCNIVNDSIDEADETESTC